A window of the Nocardia sp. NBC_01329 genome harbors these coding sequences:
- the pglY gene encoding BREX-2 system ATPase PglY: MAQQPLLRELIDIRESISTSDFVLELAKAVTDEGHRAQALRDYVVTDRLAGNFDEALSLIKSALDGNTSKPAYLHGSFGAGKSHFMAVLYALVHGDTAARSRTEFDQLLTKHSWLLDGDKKFLMVPYHMIGAKTMEQRVLGGYVDHVQRLHPEASVPLVYRTDALFTSLRHLRETMGESAFLAALNRNSAGGEEDEWGDSDSPAFWTTDNLDLALSAAEYYDDGREDRSAPKPNLVEPAAPQDFRGKLVNDATITLLPGFIRDAAENEQGFVSLDAGLGVISQHAKSLGYDGLILFLDELILWLAGLIHDQKFVSNEAGKITNLKEGGDTRRAIPIVSFIARQRDLRELVGEELSGAAETSIQDTLNLASGRFDVIRLEDRNLPEIARTRLLRPRGDEAAAQIDAAFERTKKLGPQVWDTLLGSDKGTTGADESSFRLSYPFSPAFLDTLVHISAALQRSRTGLKIMGQLLADHRDDLRLGDLVPVGDLYEQLARGGDRPFTADKKVLFDAADKLYRTRLRPYLLDSQELTEDDIRAYRTGRAHADAQTAGRCRQFIGQNRLICTILLAALAPTVPALRELTIRRLAALNHGSVVTPIPGAEVGIIQGRVEEWAGRFPEIKKVGTETNPAVRLELSGVDVDSVIANAQVNDNANNRASLAKQLLIEELGITEVGGHAGDELRFTWRGSERVAEVIFGNVSDEDTLPDHDLQPTIEGRWRIVIDLPYDEGPRTPIEDANRMRALRERQQDNPARAVAWLPTHLSKKRRADFGRLVVIDKALADEHRFDTQYAQHLNADNRAAAKQLLQSQRETLRGQLKAVFKQAYGLAEKIDVTTEIEQHFHPLPEVADLTLPIGQSMREGIRDIAGKLMAHQFPDHPDLDPDRTGAGVRAADTKTVLTHIRSAAESRDGRVEVPAKDRALMRRLAQPLGLGQQKEAYFELSRRWVEHFKQSAQTHGSTGDLTVISLGDWTDLPNPRGLEPHVKNLVIAAFAEMDDRVWVRGGSPLPDSPELHQIRTATDALRTQPLPEESVWETARQRFEVLFGAKTPTLRRGRLVHQLARQITEAAGRHRDPALRLVEQLEKHAEFLGLDDTDATGRLALARRSTELLQAVAGGAGGAAAAKKTIETFAAVELPAVSVDRYGTSLATADAVAAALAQASWDTLKMGEYLGPEGAALLDSLRNTARTDQRTADLVAALRSVTTQITELAAVRARAAARAEPPAAAPAPPVPRATDIALDTDTSHPQVPAADTGAPAAAPRRSGSHRGTARTAAAELSAELAALEPGATIEISWRVVE; the protein is encoded by the coding sequence ACGGTGACAAGAAGTTCCTGATGGTCCCGTATCACATGATCGGCGCCAAAACGATGGAACAGCGGGTGCTCGGAGGCTACGTCGACCACGTGCAACGGCTACACCCGGAGGCTTCGGTACCGCTGGTGTACCGCACCGACGCGCTGTTCACCAGTCTGCGTCACCTTCGGGAAACCATGGGCGAGAGCGCTTTTCTCGCCGCACTCAACCGGAATTCGGCAGGTGGGGAGGAAGACGAGTGGGGGGATTCCGATTCACCGGCGTTCTGGACCACCGACAACCTCGACCTGGCGCTCTCGGCCGCCGAGTACTACGACGACGGCCGGGAAGACCGGTCCGCGCCGAAACCCAATCTCGTGGAGCCCGCCGCTCCCCAGGATTTCCGGGGCAAGCTCGTCAACGACGCCACCATTACCCTGCTCCCCGGTTTCATCCGGGACGCCGCCGAGAACGAACAGGGCTTCGTCTCGCTCGACGCCGGGCTGGGGGTGATCTCCCAGCACGCGAAATCCCTCGGCTACGACGGGTTGATCCTGTTTCTCGACGAACTGATCCTCTGGCTCGCCGGACTGATCCACGACCAGAAATTCGTCTCGAACGAAGCCGGGAAGATCACCAATCTGAAAGAGGGCGGTGACACCCGGCGGGCCATCCCGATCGTCTCCTTCATCGCCCGCCAGCGTGACCTGCGTGAACTCGTCGGCGAGGAATTGTCCGGCGCGGCCGAAACCTCCATCCAGGACACGCTGAACCTCGCCTCCGGCCGGTTCGATGTGATCCGGCTCGAAGACCGCAACCTGCCCGAGATCGCCCGGACACGGTTGCTGCGCCCGCGCGGCGACGAAGCCGCGGCACAGATCGACGCCGCGTTCGAGCGCACCAAGAAGCTCGGCCCGCAGGTCTGGGACACGCTGCTGGGGTCGGATAAGGGCACCACAGGCGCCGACGAGTCGTCGTTCCGGCTCAGCTACCCGTTCTCCCCCGCGTTCCTCGACACACTGGTGCATATCTCGGCGGCCCTGCAGCGGTCTCGTACCGGCCTCAAGATCATGGGCCAGCTGCTCGCCGATCACCGCGACGATCTGCGCCTCGGCGATCTGGTGCCGGTGGGCGACCTGTACGAGCAGCTCGCCCGCGGCGGCGACCGGCCGTTCACAGCAGATAAGAAGGTCCTGTTCGATGCCGCCGACAAGCTGTATCGCACCCGGCTGCGGCCCTATCTACTCGACTCGCAGGAACTCACGGAAGACGATATCCGCGCCTACCGGACCGGCCGAGCCCACGCCGACGCGCAGACAGCCGGGCGGTGTCGTCAGTTCATCGGGCAGAACCGGCTGATCTGCACCATCCTGCTCGCCGCACTCGCCCCCACCGTGCCCGCGCTGCGCGAACTCACCATCCGGCGACTCGCGGCACTCAACCACGGTTCCGTGGTGACTCCGATCCCGGGCGCCGAGGTCGGGATCATCCAGGGCCGGGTGGAGGAATGGGCGGGCCGGTTCCCGGAGATCAAAAAGGTCGGCACCGAGACCAATCCGGCCGTGCGGCTGGAGCTCTCAGGGGTCGATGTCGATTCCGTGATCGCGAACGCCCAGGTGAACGATAATGCGAACAACCGGGCAAGCCTGGCGAAACAACTGCTGATCGAAGAACTCGGAATCACCGAGGTCGGTGGGCACGCCGGTGACGAACTGCGCTTCACCTGGCGCGGTTCGGAGCGGGTGGCCGAAGTGATCTTCGGCAACGTCTCCGACGAAGACACGCTCCCCGATCACGATCTGCAACCCACCATCGAGGGCCGCTGGCGGATCGTCATCGACCTGCCCTACGACGAGGGCCCGCGCACCCCGATCGAAGACGCCAACCGGATGCGGGCACTGCGGGAACGCCAGCAGGACAACCCGGCACGCGCGGTGGCCTGGCTGCCCACCCACCTGTCCAAGAAACGCCGCGCCGACTTCGGCCGGCTCGTGGTGATCGACAAAGCGCTGGCCGACGAGCACCGGTTCGACACCCAGTACGCTCAGCATCTCAACGCCGATAACCGCGCCGCCGCGAAACAACTGCTGCAGTCGCAGCGCGAAACCCTGCGCGGCCAGCTGAAAGCCGTCTTCAAACAGGCCTACGGACTGGCCGAGAAGATCGATGTCACCACCGAAATCGAACAGCACTTCCATCCGCTGCCCGAGGTAGCCGACCTGACACTGCCTATCGGTCAGTCCATGCGCGAGGGGATTCGCGATATCGCCGGGAAGCTGATGGCCCACCAGTTCCCCGACCACCCGGATCTGGATCCCGACCGCACCGGTGCCGGGGTCCGCGCGGCCGATACGAAAACCGTTCTCACTCACATTCGTTCAGCCGCCGAATCGCGGGACGGGCGCGTGGAGGTGCCCGCGAAGGACCGGGCGCTGATGCGGCGCCTGGCCCAGCCGCTGGGGCTCGGACAGCAGAAGGAAGCGTATTTCGAACTGTCTCGGCGATGGGTCGAGCATTTCAAGCAATCGGCGCAAACGCACGGCAGCACCGGTGATCTGACGGTGATCTCGCTCGGCGATTGGACCGACCTGCCGAACCCGCGCGGTCTGGAACCACACGTCAAGAACTTGGTGATCGCCGCGTTCGCGGAAATGGACGACCGGGTCTGGGTGCGCGGCGGCTCACCCTTGCCGGATTCCCCCGAACTCCATCAGATCCGCACCGCCACCGACGCGCTGCGTACTCAGCCGCTCCCCGAGGAATCGGTCTGGGAGACCGCGCGGCAGCGTTTCGAGGTGCTGTTCGGCGCCAAAACTCCCACCTTGCGCCGCGGACGACTCGTACATCAGCTTGCCCGCCAGATCACCGAAGCGGCAGGGCGGCACCGCGATCCGGCGCTGCGCCTGGTGGAGCAACTGGAGAAGCACGCAGAATTCCTGGGCCTCGACGATACCGACGCCACCGGCCGGCTCGCACTGGCCCGCCGCAGCACAGAACTGCTCCAGGCAGTGGCGGGCGGTGCCGGCGGTGCGGCCGCGGCGAAGAAGACCATCGAAACATTCGCCGCGGTAGAGCTGCCCGCGGTGAGCGTGGACCGTTACGGCACCTCCCTCGCCACCGCCGATGCCGTCGCGGCTGCCCTCGCCCAGGCGAGCTGGGACACGCTGAAAATGGGCGAGTATCTGGGTCCGGAAGGTGCGGCGCTGCTCGATTCGCTGCGCAACACCGCACGCACCGATCAGCGCACCGCCGATCTCGTTGCGGCCCTGCGTTCGGTGACCACGCAGATCACCGAACTCGCGGCCGTGCGCGCTCGTGCCGCGGCACGAGCCGAACCACCCGCTGCGGCGCCCGCACCTCCAGTGCCGCGGGCGACCGATATCGCACTCGATACCGACACCAGTCATCCGCAAGTTCCAGCGGCCGATACCGGCGCACCCGCCGCAGCCCCGCGACGCAGTGGGTCGCACCGGGGGACAGCACGGACCGCTGCCGCCGAACTGAGCGCGGAACTCGCTGCCCTGGAGCCAGGTGCCACGATCGAAATCAGCTGGCGGGTGGTGGAATGA
- the pglZ gene encoding BREX-2 system phosphatase PglZ, with translation MTVSAGGTALRLAGNTIAQYLSTRAGLANSLHGSGAQVLLLRGEPLWDGDAELPVGEGRARIIVAPSPLAVHEQVLTHTSGSRSGLLVVLTDAEEQELDPAILVRSYRGRIHAVDRWEIVAEAFGATTVDAGLKREEWACEALLDAAGPTGWRATAPTAVLGREHALAALAIRRLRLDTTGRIDPETLLAWSQRPGMPELLTTLRPAECEGLSAFLGEAEQGGATGRVLTALIRAGHGAESLAYGLLCAALWQHASADNDTYRARGRMERWLGEPPPTAGAALDAVLAGYGTTCENYLRIQLTRARIPTDDPDGGPDRVVQEARRITDTALRQAETLVRQFGAQSAAAASPTLRSGLDALFTAAGAALVRDAPEEIDAAVRALRAHACTPDHRTRFRRVVMAARLTRWLATEPDPTADSVASALHHQITDTAWADRALDYLEAGGDDDPGLRMAYTALADRVRILRREFDYEFSRTLAGWTSSGAAPGELLTVEDFLDRVVAPVAADRRVLLIVIDGMSAAIATRIAQQMPANFSEFDPHPTPAPPGHRRAMAAALPSLTAVSRTSLFAGKLMQGDQDDEKRLFPKHPFRGSGTAAVFHKNDLRAVDSGDRFGPELLTALSDPGMHVAVVLNTVDDRLAKEHKPDDADWRIEEIGDLQALLTIAAAQEMTVLITSDHGHVIDRHGVKVDGTGVESARHRIAAAPDRLGEMEVTLSGPRVVWDGRSGASIVALWDTDSRYTAQKAGYHGGAALAEITIPILAYAPFGTKPPNGKQILAERAPDWWTGEVPDLPAPPVPTAQTRRTTNRQIAQNNTDQMSFEIPAGSPDIVSAGTAPDDLVDRLLASEVYEVQLGQPARKPPAAKLEAAIRALLEGPQPITALAQRAGYPVARAAGFAAILKQVLNVDSVEVLEPLKDGRTLRLNTKLLREQFEL, from the coding sequence ATGACGGTATCGGCCGGCGGTACCGCCCTGCGATTGGCCGGCAACACGATCGCCCAATACCTGAGCACGCGGGCCGGACTCGCCAACTCCCTGCACGGCTCGGGCGCCCAGGTTCTCTTACTGCGGGGAGAACCCTTGTGGGACGGCGATGCCGAACTACCTGTGGGGGAAGGTCGCGCCCGAATCATCGTGGCCCCCTCACCGCTCGCGGTTCACGAGCAGGTCCTCACTCATACGAGTGGCTCCCGGAGCGGCCTGCTGGTGGTGCTCACCGATGCAGAGGAACAGGAACTCGATCCGGCGATCCTGGTCCGCTCCTACCGTGGCCGGATCCACGCGGTGGACCGGTGGGAGATCGTCGCAGAGGCATTCGGCGCGACCACAGTGGACGCCGGCCTGAAGAGGGAGGAGTGGGCGTGCGAAGCACTTCTCGACGCCGCCGGTCCCACTGGCTGGCGGGCCACGGCTCCCACCGCGGTACTCGGCCGTGAACACGCGCTCGCTGCTCTCGCGATCCGCCGCCTGCGGTTGGATACGACCGGACGGATCGACCCGGAAACGCTGCTCGCCTGGTCACAGCGCCCGGGGATGCCGGAACTGCTCACCACTCTGCGGCCGGCCGAATGCGAAGGGCTCAGTGCGTTCCTCGGCGAAGCGGAGCAGGGTGGCGCGACGGGCCGCGTGCTCACCGCGCTGATCCGGGCGGGGCACGGCGCCGAATCCCTGGCTTACGGACTGCTGTGCGCGGCGCTGTGGCAGCACGCATCCGCCGACAACGATACCTACCGGGCCCGCGGACGCATGGAACGCTGGCTCGGCGAACCCCCACCGACGGCAGGCGCCGCCCTCGACGCCGTACTCGCCGGTTACGGCACCACCTGCGAGAACTATCTGCGCATCCAGCTCACCCGGGCCCGCATCCCCACCGATGACCCCGACGGCGGCCCGGACCGCGTCGTGCAGGAGGCGCGCCGGATCACCGATACCGCACTGCGGCAGGCCGAGACACTGGTCCGCCAGTTCGGGGCGCAATCCGCCGCGGCGGCGAGCCCCACCCTGCGGTCCGGCCTGGACGCACTGTTCACCGCGGCCGGGGCGGCACTCGTACGGGACGCACCCGAGGAGATCGACGCCGCGGTCCGGGCGCTGCGTGCGCATGCCTGCACGCCGGATCACCGGACCCGCTTCCGGCGGGTCGTGATGGCTGCCCGCCTCACCCGATGGCTGGCCACCGAACCCGACCCGACCGCGGATTCCGTCGCTTCCGCCCTGCACCATCAGATTACCGATACCGCCTGGGCCGATCGCGCGCTCGACTACCTCGAAGCCGGCGGCGACGACGATCCCGGCCTGCGTATGGCGTACACCGCGCTCGCCGATCGGGTGCGCATACTCCGGCGCGAATTCGACTACGAGTTCTCCCGCACCCTCGCGGGCTGGACATCCTCGGGTGCGGCTCCCGGTGAGCTGCTGACCGTGGAAGATTTCCTGGATCGGGTGGTCGCACCTGTGGCCGCCGACAGGCGGGTGCTGCTCATCGTGATCGACGGTATGAGCGCGGCCATCGCCACCCGGATCGCTCAGCAGATGCCGGCGAACTTCAGCGAGTTCGACCCGCACCCCACCCCCGCACCGCCGGGTCACCGCAGGGCCATGGCTGCCGCGCTGCCCTCGCTGACCGCCGTCTCGCGGACCTCACTGTTCGCAGGGAAGCTGATGCAGGGTGACCAGGACGACGAGAAGCGGCTCTTCCCGAAACATCCGTTCCGCGGCTCCGGTACGGCGGCGGTGTTCCACAAGAATGATCTGCGCGCGGTGGATTCCGGCGACCGGTTCGGACCGGAATTGCTGACCGCCCTGAGCGATCCCGGTATGCACGTTGCGGTGGTGCTCAACACCGTCGACGACCGGCTCGCCAAAGAACACAAACCGGACGACGCAGACTGGCGCATCGAAGAGATCGGCGACCTGCAGGCGCTGCTCACCATCGCCGCCGCCCAGGAGATGACGGTGCTGATCACCAGCGACCACGGCCACGTCATCGACCGGCACGGTGTGAAAGTGGACGGCACCGGTGTCGAGTCCGCACGGCACCGCATCGCGGCCGCGCCGGACCGTCTCGGCGAAATGGAGGTCACGCTGAGCGGGCCCCGCGTGGTGTGGGACGGCAGATCCGGGGCGAGCATCGTCGCCCTGTGGGATACCGACTCGCGCTACACCGCGCAGAAAGCGGGATACCACGGCGGGGCCGCGCTCGCCGAGATCACCATCCCGATCCTGGCCTACGCCCCGTTCGGCACCAAACCGCCCAACGGGAAACAGATCCTGGCCGAGCGCGCTCCGGACTGGTGGACCGGCGAAGTCCCGGATCTGCCCGCACCGCCCGTCCCGACCGCGCAGACACGACGCACCACGAACCGCCAGATCGCCCAGAACAACACCGACCAGATGAGCTTCGAAATTCCGGCCGGCTCCCCCGACATTGTCAGCGCCGGAACCGCTCCCGATGACCTGGTGGATCGGCTGCTGGCTTCCGAGGTCTACGAGGTACAACTCGGACAACCCGCTCGGAAACCACCGGCCGCGAAACTCGAGGCCGCGATCCGCGCTCTACTCGAGGGGCCACAGCCGATCACTGCCCTCGCACAACGCGCCGGGTACCCGGTCGCCCGGGCCGCCGGATTCGCGGCGATCCTCAAACAGGTGCTCAATGTCGACAGTGTCGAGGTCCTGGAACCGTTGAAAGACGGCCGTACCCTGCGGTTGAACACCAAGCTCTTGCGTGAGCAGTTCGAGCTGTGA
- the brxD gene encoding BREX system ATP-binding protein BrxD: MSSPKTGEVSAVRRRAVIDALRRGAVPDSGLDLLATGLGRFEAAIDAELDVIESGGAVFKAVRGEYGSGKTFFARWVGEQAKRRNLAVAEVQISETETPLHKLETVYRRLTERLTTTSFPPSALRSVIDAWFYALEEDALAAGATDDGLDAAVDELMDARLVEVSRHAPSFAAALRGYHSALLAGDEPTAAAVLAWLGGQPNVAASARRAAGVRGDLDHFGAFGFLQGLLTVLRDSGHCGLLLVLDEVETLQRVRSDARDKALNALRQLIDEVHSGRFPGLYLLITGTPAFFDGQQGVQRLAPLAQRVATDFTTDARFDNPRAVQLRLPGFTKESLTALGKRIRNLYAEGSSNADRIGRVADDAYIADLARAVTGNLGGKVGVAPRLFLKKLVGDVLDRIDQFPDFDPREHYRLTMDTAELTETERNLVRAEDIDLDV, encoded by the coding sequence GTGAGTAGTCCGAAGACCGGCGAGGTCAGCGCGGTCCGCCGGCGCGCCGTCATCGATGCGCTCCGGCGCGGAGCTGTCCCCGACAGCGGCCTGGATCTGCTCGCCACCGGCCTCGGACGATTCGAGGCGGCCATCGATGCCGAACTCGATGTGATCGAATCCGGGGGCGCGGTATTCAAGGCGGTCCGCGGCGAATACGGTTCCGGTAAAACGTTCTTCGCGCGATGGGTCGGCGAACAGGCGAAACGGCGCAATCTCGCCGTCGCCGAAGTGCAGATCTCCGAAACCGAAACGCCCCTGCACAAACTGGAGACCGTGTATCGGCGGCTCACCGAACGGCTCACCACCACCAGCTTCCCGCCGAGTGCGCTGCGATCGGTGATCGACGCCTGGTTCTACGCGCTCGAAGAGGACGCGCTGGCTGCCGGTGCAACCGATGACGGTCTCGATGCGGCAGTCGACGAACTGATGGACGCCCGGCTGGTCGAGGTATCGCGGCACGCGCCCTCGTTCGCGGCCGCCCTTCGCGGCTACCACAGCGCATTACTCGCCGGCGACGAGCCGACTGCGGCCGCGGTCCTCGCCTGGCTCGGCGGACAACCCAACGTCGCCGCGTCGGCCCGCCGGGCTGCCGGTGTGCGAGGTGATCTCGACCATTTCGGCGCCTTCGGCTTCCTACAGGGTCTGCTCACTGTCCTACGGGACAGCGGCCATTGTGGACTGCTGCTGGTGCTCGATGAAGTGGAGACCCTGCAGCGGGTACGTTCCGATGCTCGGGACAAGGCTCTCAATGCGCTGCGTCAACTGATCGACGAAGTGCACTCCGGCCGGTTTCCCGGCTTGTATCTACTGATCACCGGGACGCCCGCCTTCTTCGACGGTCAGCAGGGGGTCCAGCGGCTCGCTCCGCTGGCGCAGCGCGTCGCCACCGATTTCACCACCGATGCCCGCTTCGACAACCCCCGTGCGGTACAGCTACGGCTGCCCGGGTTCACCAAGGAATCACTGACGGCATTGGGTAAGCGGATCCGGAACCTGTACGCCGAGGGCAGCAGCAACGCCGACCGGATCGGCCGGGTAGCCGACGACGCCTACATCGCCGACCTGGCCCGAGCGGTTACGGGAAACCTCGGCGGCAAGGTGGGCGTGGCACCTAGACTTTTCCTGAAGAAGCTCGTCGGCGATGTACTGGACCGCATCGACCAATTCCCGGATTTCGACCCCCGCGAACACTACCGGCTCACGATGGACACTGCCGAACTCACCGAGACCGAACGGAATCTCGTCCGCGCCGAAGATATCGACCTCGACGTATGA
- a CDS encoding DEAD/DEAH box helicase, translating to MTGPWDRLDAVVMHHIVNTLGWPGLRPLQQDAIAPILDGADAILLAPTAGGKTEAACFPLLTAMTNQEWTGISVLYLCPLKALLNNLEHRLDSYAQWIGRHAALWHGDVTPSRRNRIRRDPPDILLTTPESLEAMLIGTKTEHDILLGTVRAVVVDEVHAFAGDDRGWHLLAVLERLQRLTGRPIQRIGLSATVGNPDELLTWLQGSGAGSRPGQVVAPDVLPVSEIPASSAPTGEVELDYVGSLENAAKVIAVLHLGEKRLVFCDSRRQVEELGAALRERGVTVFLSHASLSIDERTRAELAFAEARDCVIVATSTLELGIDVGDLDRVIQIDAPATVASFLQRIGRTGRRTGTTRNCLFLATTEDALLQAAGLLLLWARGWVEPITPPAQPRHLVAQQLLAVTLQHGTLGDRIWTEEWNGLAPFDASAAPILRHLLANGYLDEDGGLLHIGPAAEKRFGTRHFLELTAAFTAPPQFTVLAGRQEIGQADLSALTDDRAGARRLLLAGRSWQVGYIDWKRRRVFVEPADGGGVAKWSDRGIRGLSFEFTRAIRAVLRGADPPVDLTRRATARLAELRAARASSTIDDGTTVVHSGPAATRWWTWAGYRANATLAAGLPTAATGRRPDDFGITLRPDLTAEEWLIVLTTARAALPDLELPTVDRRAVDGLKFSDVLPPDLAGATASARLADLDGARRVLSENVRFLRIA from the coding sequence ATGACCGGGCCTTGGGACCGGCTGGACGCGGTCGTAATGCACCACATCGTGAACACCCTCGGCTGGCCGGGACTACGCCCGCTCCAGCAGGACGCCATCGCACCGATACTCGACGGCGCGGACGCGATCCTGCTGGCGCCCACCGCCGGCGGGAAAACCGAAGCCGCCTGTTTTCCGCTACTCACCGCAATGACAAACCAGGAGTGGACCGGAATATCGGTGCTGTACCTCTGTCCGCTCAAGGCACTGCTGAACAACCTCGAGCACCGGCTCGACAGCTACGCGCAGTGGATCGGCCGGCACGCAGCGCTCTGGCACGGCGACGTCACACCTTCCCGGCGTAATCGAATCCGGCGCGATCCACCCGATATCCTGCTCACCACACCGGAATCGCTGGAAGCAATGCTGATCGGTACGAAAACCGAGCACGATATCCTGCTCGGTACAGTCCGTGCGGTCGTAGTCGACGAGGTGCACGCCTTCGCCGGAGACGATCGCGGCTGGCATCTGCTGGCGGTACTGGAGCGGCTGCAACGTCTCACCGGGCGGCCGATCCAGCGCATCGGGTTGTCCGCTACTGTCGGAAACCCCGATGAACTGCTCACCTGGCTACAGGGGTCGGGAGCGGGTAGCCGACCCGGGCAGGTCGTCGCGCCGGATGTCCTGCCTGTATCGGAAATTCCCGCATCGTCCGCTCCGACCGGGGAGGTGGAGCTCGACTATGTCGGTTCGCTGGAAAACGCCGCGAAGGTGATCGCAGTTCTGCACCTGGGCGAAAAACGCCTGGTCTTCTGCGATTCCCGACGCCAGGTGGAAGAACTCGGCGCCGCCCTGCGGGAACGCGGGGTAACGGTGTTTCTGTCACACGCGTCGCTGTCGATCGACGAACGGACCCGCGCCGAACTCGCCTTCGCCGAAGCCCGTGATTGTGTCATCGTTGCCACCTCGACACTGGAGCTCGGCATCGACGTCGGCGATCTCGACCGGGTGATCCAGATCGACGCGCCCGCCACCGTCGCCTCATTCCTGCAGCGTATCGGACGCACCGGCCGCCGGACCGGGACCACCCGCAACTGTCTGTTCCTCGCCACTACCGAGGACGCGCTACTTCAAGCCGCCGGTCTACTACTGCTGTGGGCGCGCGGATGGGTCGAGCCGATCACACCCCCCGCACAACCCCGCCACCTCGTCGCGCAGCAATTACTAGCAGTCACACTCCAACACGGCACCCTCGGCGACCGGATATGGACCGAAGAATGGAACGGACTAGCTCCATTCGACGCATCCGCTGCCCCCATCCTGCGACATCTCCTCGCCAACGGTTACCTCGACGAGGACGGCGGGCTACTACATATCGGGCCTGCCGCCGAGAAACGCTTCGGCACCCGGCACTTCCTGGAGCTCACCGCCGCGTTCACCGCCCCACCCCAGTTCACTGTGCTCGCCGGCCGTCAGGAGATCGGACAAGCGGATCTCAGCGCGCTCACCGACGACCGGGCGGGCGCCCGACGTCTGCTGCTCGCCGGGCGCAGTTGGCAGGTGGGCTACATCGATTGGAAGCGACGTCGGGTGTTCGTCGAGCCCGCGGACGGCGGGGGTGTCGCGAAATGGTCCGATCGAGGAATCCGCGGACTCTCGTTCGAATTCACCCGTGCGATCCGCGCTGTACTGCGCGGAGCTGATCCTCCTGTCGACCTCACACGGCGAGCAACAGCCAGACTCGCGGAACTGCGTGCCGCCCGGGCCAGCAGCACGATCGATGACGGGACGACAGTCGTACACTCCGGGCCCGCCGCAACGCGGTGGTGGACATGGGCTGGATATCGGGCCAATGCCACACTGGCCGCCGGGCTGCCGACGGCTGCCACGGGGCGCCGACCGGATGATTTCGGTATTACGCTTCGGCCCGACCTCACAGCCGAGGAATGGCTGATTGTCCTCACGACAGCACGCGCCGCACTCCCCGATCTCGAACTGCCCACCGTTGATAGGCGGGCTGTGGACGGACTGAAGTTCTCCGATGTGCTCCCACCTGATCTCGCCGGAGCGACCGCCTCCGCTCGACTCGCCGATCTCGACGGCGCACGCCGAGTACTCAGTGAGAATGTACGGTTCCTCCGCATCGCTTGA
- a CDS encoding zf-HC2 domain-containing protein, which translates to MKCETVREALSARIDGEDELISVDITDRHLSVCPACDDWYQRAEALHHAMILHTTPWPRTAPAPSWRSCHRAMSERPSASWSSLGPRSPRPSCSQPSDTRRTRT; encoded by the coding sequence ATGAAGTGCGAAACGGTCCGTGAGGCACTCTCGGCACGCATCGACGGCGAAGACGAGCTGATCAGCGTCGATATCACTGATCGCCATCTGTCCGTATGTCCGGCTTGCGACGACTGGTACCAGCGCGCCGAAGCCCTGCATCACGCAATGATCCTGCACACCACGCCCTGGCCCCGGACCGCACCGGCACCATCATGGCGCAGCTGCCACCGCGCCATGAGCGAGCGGCCCTCGGCGTCGTGGTCATCACTCGGACCGCGCTCGCCTCGGCCCAGCTGTTCACAGCCATCGGACACGCGCAGGACGCGGACATAA
- a CDS encoding heavy-metal-associated domain-containing protein, translating into MAEEVYRVTGMTCGHCAQHVTSEVQKLPGVTGVDVDVEQGRVTVRSAAALPAAEVRAAVEGAGYQLVDA; encoded by the coding sequence GTGGCCGAAGAGGTATATCGGGTAACGGGGATGACGTGCGGGCATTGCGCGCAGCATGTGACATCCGAGGTCCAGAAACTGCCGGGAGTCACCGGAGTCGATGTCGATGTGGAACAGGGCCGGGTCACCGTGCGCAGCGCAGCCGCACTGCCGGCGGCGGAAGTCCGTGCGGCTGTCGAAGGGGCGGGGTATCAGCTGGTCGATGCCTAG